GGATCTGAGCAAACCTTTGGTTTTGGGAGATCCGggctcctctttctcctccctGAAGCCTTCTCGGTGGTGAGCTGAAAGACAGATGATGAACTTACAGGGAGAggaattttaactttaaagaagtAGCCGGTTTTTCTGAACTCTATGGAGCTCATTTAGTAACTTTTGGATGCAGATTTTGAGAGGTTTAGAACATGAAAAGGAGGTAACTTCACTTAAACTTTGACCGATTTCAAAGTTGCCTTCACAGCAGAACGTTTGGAGAAGAGCTTTAGAACTCGCTCAAAGTCCTTTTCAAAAACAGATCTAACAAAGACGTCTACAGAACGATCTGCAGTTTTTATCACTGTtattatccacatcagctctggggttctgtagtccattctcatttacttcacctctcctctatttctttattctttattctattttgctctctgagcttctgtttggtgcagtgtgattcaggtgttgttcctctttcccctCCGGGGGAGCGGGAGCGATTTTAGATTCCAGGTtgattgtctgtgctcctgttcttggctgtggacctcacctctggctcgtctcacttgtggaccacgcccccacatgtcccccagtcctatctggctgaactctattcaaataccaAGTAGCAGTGTTAGATAAGCTAATCCttaccgattagtcgactaatcgggtcatgcgcagaTTGGATGTAAAGCTCGGAtctaaaccatcattagctttaaactaccTAAAAACTGCcgtaaacataaacatttatggttctTCAGagagccacacatagccaaattttacataattaatttctgaaatcttcgtaggaaaaaaacaatactaaaacatttttaaaactagatatacagcattaccagtgtgaatgctgtaagctgaatttggctgctgaagatgctagtgctgatagctgaagatgctcaaactgacagctgaaaacgctgaaggtgaaggctagctaaaatattagctaaatgccaaattagccaaaaaaaatgaaaaaagctttagctagccaaaacagctagcatgcagctgaaatattagctaaaatccagaacagcctaaaaaccttaaagtcccactacaacatttttttttattttctttaaacgttcccagtggggttttattaggactgtgaagttttttaccaaaaatccacatcctaaatgtcttaaaaagccatttttcatgttgatctgaaacctTTCCAAAAACTccctgtgtgggcgtggcttatggtgctgagcagtgtaaccccgccccttatccCCTCAGACTTGCTAGCGAGACACACACTATGATAAGcctgtaacaaaataaaaataaaacaaaacctgaTCATCTAGGCTGCATTGCTGCAGCACTAGCTGGAGCTCATGACTGTTAACGCCGCATCAGACCGGtggaggggcggagctacgACCCGCGGAGGAGCGGAGCTACGACCCGCGGAGGGGCGGAGCTACGACCCGCGGCTTGGATCAAACTCGgacagcatatttgtgacagctgatggtattttactttctgttacattttaaatacgTGAGGAAAACTTAACAAAATCCCGTCTTGGACGGGATTAAAATACGAGTTTACAATGCAACCTGCGGGTTCATGAAGGGAAGCGGACATGAAATTCAATCACATTTAGCTACTGTGACGTATGAAagtttcaggaattcaaactgagtttttctcggggactttgagtgacagcgacttaaaaggagaaatactcggaaaagcaaacatgaaattatttcttactatatttattctctttctgaagaaaaattccaacatacatgttaaaaactcagagaacatgattttcatcggaggggactttaataaatagtccaaaaagatagcatAATGCTACTATAACTTTCAACTGTACTACTCTGACTCCATAATATATAAAGCAACGACTAATCAActggagcaggaggaggtcTGGGGTTTCTCTAGAGGGGGAGAACGTCAACGAACATGTGGGTGAAGGGACCCGAGGAGACCAGGAAGTGATGGAGAAGTTTGGAGTCCAGGACAGGAAGGCAGAAGAACGGACTGATGCTGTTCAGCTTCAGGTTTTAAACACAGTCTTTCTTAAAGTTCTCATTCAGGAGAGCTGAAATCTCCTGACATCTCCGGGACACTCACCGGGTTCTGCTGCATTTCCTTCAGATGCTTCTTCTGGTCATACTTGCCCACGCTGAACTGGgtcacaaaacaaacacagcttTAGCATTCGGTTAGAGGGAAGCTCACACCGGACCGAGCCGCTGAGCGCCACCCTCACCACGTCCAGGTTCTTGTTGAAGCTGCAGTTGAAGGTGGGATACTCGTGGAAGACGAAATACCCGCTTCCTCCTTTCAATCGCACCTCATCAGATTTGAAGTAACTCTTAAAATAGTTGGACTTTgcctgaaaaaaggaaaagtttttaGAAAAGGTGCGTCTGTGACGTTCTGAATCAAAAGGAGGAGagagaggagaaggaggaggagatggagatGAAGTAGGTGAAGgagatgaaggaggagaaggaggagaagcagattaagaaggagatgaaggagaaagaggagaaggaggagaaggaggtgaaggaggagaaggagatgaaggaggagaaggaggagaaggaggagacgTCTTACGTCCTCGTGGAAGATCTCTTTGTAGCAGTGCGAGCTCCTCAGATACCACGAGACTTTGAGCAGGACGGGAGGCGACGCCGAGCAGTTCTGTGACAcaactacacaaacacacaacaaaccGGTCTGAGAGGAGactgtttgttcatttttgtacaaaacagTCACGTCTAGAAGGTCCCAGCCTCATGTTTGTTTCCCATAAGTCTCAGTTTGTTGTGGAGAACAAAAACTCACTGAGACGTCTGGAGTTTCAGACTCTCAGACCAACAGGAAGTAAAGTGAGAAGACGTCGAGATGCTACACAGACGAGGAGGAAGGTTGGAGTTTGAGCAGTTTCCTAGCAACAGTTATGGAGAAACAACGACCAAACAGaagggaaaatgttttaaaacaactttaaaaagtcagactTTGGATTCATGGTTCCAAAACTCCAGACTTGTTCAAACCTTAACTCTGCTGGGCAGAACCACCTGCTAAACTGAAGATCctggaacatttttgaccattaGCGGATATGAGAGGATGGTCTTCCTCACACAGATGTTCTGACCATCGACTCTACCAGAGGACTGGACCGAgtcagtgtgacatcatccatagaaaacggtttactttgacatttttaccgtcagtaagcagtgattggacGGAGTCAGGGCGTCTTTACGATGACTCCTCCTACCACTTGAAAGAAGTCACACAAAATCTGTTCTGAATGATGGACGTggaggccagcaggctccacccacttttcttgaagcatctgattggtcagtttataacttcattAACTTgcattatagaaaaaaaatatgatgatcaaaaacatatagaaaaggtacactgtttttttagctgtttggaGCCAGCAAGTACTTTTTGTTTGGAAcgtcagggggaggagtcactccagttctcatatacagtcagtggtgctgtttcagtaaaaactttatttttctgaaggaaaaatgtgaccataaaattatatttttttcattgcttgACAGTTCCTCTGTGCGACCAAATCCAATGGTTTCCTGATTGAAgcccccttcaaaataaaagttgctgGAACCAGGTGCAGTTCGCTATATAACCACTGGGGGGGTCAGTTAGAGAACCAACTTCAGAATAGAAATCACAGTTTAGTTTATcacattttgatgtttattCATAATCATTACTTCATTTAAATATTGACAACAAACAGGGCGGGGTCTCTTGATGGTCATGTGACCCTCAGATCTGCCGAATGTCATCACTCGATGTacactaagaaaaaaagtaattcgtTCGTTTCCTCTTTTGAGAGAGATGAGGGAGCAGGTCACTGACCTTTCAGGCTGATGATGCTGTTGTTAAACAGAGTTttggtgaaaaagaaaagattctgCATCTTCACGCTCTCCTGAAAcgacaagagaaaaaaaacaagtttgacttttgtgaaaaatggcTCAAAAGAGCAAAGTTGACATTTCACGTTTTAAGTCCTTcacatgcacaaaaacacatgaagCCTCATCTGGATGGAGATATAGATGTTgcttttggctgatttagaccATTTTTGTCAGGACTGTCTGAAGCTGATGGTTTTCCTGAACACAGAAAGCTGATGGAGATCTGGTCCTCAGAGTCACAGAGATCCTGGACTTCTTCAGTTTCTGATGAGCTTTGGTTGTTCTTAAGGGGTGGGAACAGGTTCGTCATCCACCACAGattcataaagaaaaacgaCTGCATTAACACACAAATGAAAGATCCAACCATCAGGACGGAATTTAAGAAGGAAAtgtattcagattttttagctTTAGATAAGTaatggatgtttttaaaaatgaccttcagagcatcttcagctaacgGCGTTCACAGGTGACGTTTTCATTTGCCTTAATTTGCTAAACAAAAGTCATTAAGGAAGCACTAAATTATAATTAAACCATAAAccgaacttttgttttttaaatcgttgtttttcctttgattttGGACTaaatcaggagtctgcaaccagaggctccggagccacatgcggctcttttatCCCCCTCTCTGGTTTTGAGGGAAAATtctaacattttgaataaattatacTTGAGTTTTGTCATTTACCTTTAGATTTCTAACTTCCAGTGATCTTACATGagtgaaaattaaatattttttttctaactacaCAAATGGTAAAGGTTTGATCTACCGTCAGAgtggtttattattagaatactTTAAACtcatattcttattttaagtCTTGTTGCTGTTTAGAGGTCAAATTCCCAAAGTATAATTGCAAATCTACTGCAGTCAGATCTAACTTAtgacaggatgtattttattttaaaaggaacttGTATATTCTGCTGGCAAAATTAATATAatagaaattattgaaaaaaataaaataaaagctacattttataaaatgaaaagcttaatggccacaaaaacatgaagtttatttttctaaacgaTAAACTGGGACTTAGCGGCTCTCGCTGCGttttggtttgtaaaaaaacgagaccaaatggttctttagTGTTACAGGTTGCAGACTCTTGGACTAAATGGTGTCCCGAAGTGCAGGATGCTGTCGTTCAGACTATTTAAACTTAGATCAtcgttggaaaaaaataatacaaacaaaatgaaacagtttCAGCCAAAATGTACTAAAATATTACAGTTCGAAGCAAAACCCGAAGAGTTTGTTTACCAAACACTTATTGATGCTACTTCCTCCAGCTACTAATGACGACTTAGATGCTGAAACAACCATCTGTCGTCATAGCAACCTGCTCCCTTATGCTCATCAGCCCACAGACGGCAGACCGTCACCAGagcatttcagaaaaatatctggagtttgattgtttttgtcttcatgaTGGCTGGATTTCATTTGCAACCTCAACAAAAAAGATAGTtaagtgaataaaaataaattaaatgtacaaTCTTGTGTAGAAAAAGAACTAATATTCTGTCATTCTGACTGCACTGAAGGACTGATGAGGtggagaagaaaataaacattttaaaaccacaaaaaatgattcaaacattatttgcaaatatatatatatatatatatatatatatatatatatatatatatatatatatatatatattagaacaACTAAAAAGGagtaattttgcattttgtattttactccTCCGGGCTTCCGTAGTTTTGACTAACTGCGACTTTCCTAAAGTAAACATGAGAAACGTCAGAGCTGGAATTCAGGATGCTCTGACACGCTCGTCCTGTCACTCGGGACGCTCTAGGGTTCCGCTTCAACGCAGAGTTTCGCGGTTGTCCTCGGGTCACACGCGCTAACGTCACAAGTtattaaaaaaggattaaacGCCGTCGTCGCGGAACCGTTTCGGCCCCGTGGACCGCCGTCCGGGTCCGGGACCACCGCGCCGCACGCTCGTTCCCGTCAGCGGAGCGGGGGTTCGGACCGAGGACCAGGAAACTCACGCTGTCCACGGTCAGCATCCACGTCCCCACTTCGGACACCGCGGAGGCGCGCCCGCTCATGCCCGCCAGCACCAGCACGAGCAGGGCGGCGGACACGGACCGACCCGAACCTGCCATTTCAGCTAAACCCGGGACGGAACCAGCAGCCGTGGAATCACCAGCTCACAACAAGCTGCACACTTCCGGGTTCCGGCTGACGTAACACGTATCAGGATGAGAtgcggtgcgttcaggagcgTAGGAAACTACAGATATTTGCTAAAACTCACAGTTTCAGGTAGTTGTTAACCGTTTCCAGCCATTTAAATGGTCTAAAATTTATTAGGCTTCattcatgtttaaaacatattattaaaattgtaaaattaaaacattttcaaagacaaaatgtttaaattcacatcaaaccagcatttttaaagttgttcttatacaagattttgtgttatttgtgtGCATTTTGTCCCTTTCTGCTACATAgatctttaaacaaaataaagaattgaaACAAAAGCTTCTGAGTTTacaataaaacatacaaataacAGCATTACTGCAAGTGAGTTGCACCCATGCGGTTTCTGAATCAGCTGAGTCAAAGGTCTGTTCTCTGGGTTTTATGTTTGACACAAAAGTTTCTCTCGTTTACAAATCCCAGTTTCAGTTGGGAAGTGATGAAGTCCTGATAACTCGAAAATTATCAAGATTCTTGAGGCACCTGTTGAAGGTTGAAGGTTAGTCTAATATGTACACGCTAGCTGTcatgactaa
The genomic region above belongs to Oryzias melastigma strain HK-1 unplaced genomic scaffold, ASM292280v2 sc00564, whole genome shotgun sequence and contains:
- the LOC112142108 gene encoding transmembrane protein 87A: MAGSGRSVSAALLVLVLAGMSGRASAVSEVGTWMLTVDSESVKMQNLFFFTKTLFNNSIISLKVVSQNCSASPPVLLKVSWYLRSSHCYKEIFHEDAKSNYFKSYFKSDEVRLKGGSGYFVFHEYPTFNCSFNKNLDVFSVGKYDQKKHLKEMQQNPLTTEKASGRRKRSPDLPKPKLNASGNSSSKQAPVQPHSDGVAQTWEDGPYMFILSIEDVSKNRPADAPWSLQSQYHLTPARSRCSVG